A section of the Neisseria dumasiana genome encodes:
- a CDS encoding type II toxin-antitoxin system VapC family toxin: MSSLAVDTNVLVRLFIGDDKNQQETAIRLFEANDEIVIPTSVWMETVWVLLRAYKIPSETVVAQLRNFIGSVPNLVVQEDEVEAGLSVMENGGDFADGVNEYLGSRLGAEKFATFDKKAVGILNRLGRPALLLK; encoded by the coding sequence ATGAGCAGTTTGGCTGTTGATACGAATGTATTGGTCAGATTGTTTATCGGTGACGATAAAAACCAGCAGGAGACGGCTATCCGTTTATTTGAGGCTAATGATGAGATTGTAATTCCGACCTCAGTATGGATGGAAACGGTGTGGGTTTTGCTTAGGGCTTATAAAATACCGTCAGAAACGGTAGTAGCCCAGCTCAGAAACTTTATCGGCTCAGTGCCGAATTTAGTCGTGCAGGAAGATGAAGTTGAAGCAGGACTGTCTGTAATGGAAAACGGTGGCGATTTTGCTGATGGGGTGAATGAATATCTTGGCAGCAGGTTGGGTGCGGAAAAATTTGCCACTTTTGATAAAAAAGCGGTTGGCATCTTAAACA
- a CDS encoding AbrB/MazE/SpoVT family DNA-binding domain-containing protein, with translation MATTLKITAKNQVTFKKEYLQHLGIGTGDELEVLKLPGGELRIRAKQNRLKSARDFAGCMENVAGVHLSVEEINEAIADAAAESGIAGLEKNI, from the coding sequence ATGGCGACGACTTTGAAAATTACTGCGAAAAATCAAGTAACGTTTAAGAAAGAGTATTTACAGCACCTAGGCATCGGTACTGGTGACGAGTTAGAGGTATTAAAACTGCCTGGTGGAGAACTCAGAATCAGGGCAAAACAAAACCGATTAAAATCTGCCCGTGATTTTGCCGGTTGTATGGAAAATGTTGCCGGTGTGCACTTAAGCGTTGAAGAAATAAATGAGGCTATTGCGGACGCTGCCGCTGAATCAGGAATTGCAGGATTGGAGAAAAACATATGA
- a CDS encoding type II toxin-antitoxin system PemK/MazF family toxin yields the protein MTYIPEKGDIIHLRFDPASGKEMQGDHFALVVSAKAFNKAMGLVFACPISQGKAEAARGMLSSLLGAGTHTQGNIHCHQLKSLDWKARKAALKEKVPDYVVQDVLSRIEAILELD from the coding sequence ATGACGTATATCCCGGAAAAAGGCGATATTATCCATCTTCGATTTGACCCGGCATCAGGAAAGGAAATGCAGGGAGATCATTTTGCTTTGGTGGTATCGGCCAAAGCATTTAACAAAGCGATGGGACTGGTTTTTGCCTGTCCCATTTCACAAGGCAAAGCCGAAGCCGCTAGGGGAATGCTTTCCAGCCTGCTCGGAGCCGGAACCCATACTCAAGGTAATATTCATTGCCACCAGCTCAAATCACTGGATTGGAAGGCACGAAAAGCAGCATTGAAAGAGAAGGTTCCCGATTATGTGGTGCAAGATGTTTTATCCCGCATTGAGGCTATTTTGGAACTTGATTGA
- a CDS encoding AbrB/MazE/SpoVT family DNA-binding domain-containing protein, producing the protein MKLQKWGNSAAVRFPKEIISQLGLQIGDELQTEVRGQTIVIKAVKRPRYKLSELLSEMQGDAPRAEGWEEMPDVGREIAE; encoded by the coding sequence ATGAAGTTACAGAAATGGGGAAACAGCGCGGCAGTACGCTTTCCCAAAGAGATTATCAGCCAGCTCGGTTTGCAAATTGGCGATGAACTGCAAACCGAAGTCAGAGGGCAAACGATCGTGATTAAGGCAGTGAAACGACCACGATATAAGCTGTCGGAATTGCTATCAGAGATGCAAGGTGATGCCCCTCGTGCTGAAGGGTGGGAAGAAATGCCGGATGTAGGCAGGGAGATTGCCGAATGA
- a CDS encoding Cro/CI family transcriptional regulator, producing the protein MMLTKDVIDFYGTKIAVARALGISPSAVTQWKEIVPEKQAYRIQRMTGGKLKINPRLYQVQEVLKAKKP; encoded by the coding sequence ATGATGCTTACGAAAGATGTTATCGACTTTTATGGAACTAAAATCGCGGTAGCAAGGGCGTTAGGTATTAGCCCTTCAGCAGTTACTCAGTGGAAAGAGATAGTCCCCGAAAAACAGGCATACCGCATTCAAAGGATGACGGGCGGTAAACTAAAAATAAATCCCCGTTTATATCAAGTACAAGAAGTCTTAAAAGCAAAAAAGCCGTAA
- a CDS encoding LexA family protein, whose translation MKTIGERIRKLRKDMNLTQQDLAKKLKDVSHVAISQWESNTTKPNAENLYELSALFGCDFGWLLKGGEGETTNAKLISSITATQIPLLSYDDIRNLDVATPFIPITGDFIMSELKNSESTFAFTLKGDSMANEFLEGDTIFIDIAVKPEPGEFVLARVGDDVLFRKYKIDNIGQFSLQPLNLDYPTISSNEAEIQIIGILVEHRIYRRKR comes from the coding sequence ATGAAAACTATCGGTGAGCGAATTCGTAAACTTAGAAAAGATATGAATTTGACCCAACAAGATTTGGCGAAAAAATTGAAGGATGTATCCCACGTTGCTATCTCACAGTGGGAATCAAATACAACCAAGCCTAATGCTGAAAATTTATATGAGTTGTCAGCTTTATTTGGTTGTGATTTTGGTTGGCTTTTAAAAGGCGGTGAAGGAGAGACTACAAACGCAAAACTAATCTCAAGCATTACCGCCACACAAATTCCTCTTTTGAGCTACGATGACATTAGAAATCTTGATGTTGCAACTCCTTTTATACCAATAACAGGAGACTTCATCATGAGCGAACTGAAAAATTCAGAATCAACATTCGCTTTTACTTTAAAAGGCGATTCAATGGCTAACGAGTTTTTAGAAGGAGATACTATTTTCATTGATATTGCTGTGAAACCCGAGCCTGGCGAGTTTGTATTAGCACGAGTTGGAGATGATGTATTGTTCAGAAAATATAAAATTGACAATATTGGGCAGTTCAGTCTTCAGCCATTAAATCTTGACTACCCAACTATCTCTTCAAATGAAGCAGAAATTCAGATCATCGGAATATTAGTTGAGCATAGAATTTATCGAAGAAAAAGATGA
- a CDS encoding TrbM/KikA/MpfK family conjugal transfer protein, with translation MKKIFAVSAAVAAFVSFPAQASDVLTGDTRLACEAVLCLSSGDRPSECAPSIKRYFSIKHKRLHKTLQARKDFLNLCPSSHEGQMPDLVNALVNGAGRCDANELNRVMRSTYTVQKYVPHGKGGRDGWYDTVHIPYVKNSKPSYCRAYFDHEWTTTGDKVKYVGTEKDGGRWVDVK, from the coding sequence ATGAAGAAAATTTTTGCAGTTTCGGCGGCGGTTGCCGCTTTTGTTTCATTCCCTGCTCAGGCATCCGATGTATTGACGGGTGATACCCGTTTGGCCTGCGAAGCTGTTTTGTGTTTATCCAGCGGAGACAGGCCGTCTGAATGTGCGCCGTCTATCAAGCGGTATTTCTCTATCAAACATAAACGCTTGCACAAAACTTTGCAGGCGCGTAAGGATTTCTTAAATCTTTGTCCGTCGAGCCATGAAGGTCAGATGCCTGATTTGGTAAACGCATTGGTCAACGGTGCCGGCCGTTGTGATGCGAACGAATTGAATCGGGTAATGAGATCAACCTATACCGTCCAAAAATATGTACCGCACGGTAAAGGTGGGAGAGACGGTTGGTATGACACGGTACACATACCATACGTCAAAAATTCAAAACCCAGTTACTGCCGGGCATATTTTGACCACGAATGGACGACTACCGGCGATAAAGTCAAATATGTCGGCACTGAAAAAGACGGCGGTCGTTGGGTAGATGTGAAATAG
- a CDS encoding conjugal transfer protein TraL — MKEVHLIVQGKGGVGKSLTAAMLAQYLKTAANEEIPVYCFDTDPVNQTFSRFAALDTEVVKIMTEDNIIDTRRFDSLIEKMIEADGMAVVDNGAATFVPLMSYMAENHVDELLKESGVRMILHVPIMGGQALRDCIFGLQQTLGAIDAEVVVWSNEFNGDVKSPDGKNFTDLPVYKDNKNKIIGIVSLPRRNPDTFGKDIQAMTAANLTFNEADTSPDFGIMTRQRLRTVKRDLYAQLQTLPIWVNQQNGATDE; from the coding sequence ATGAAAGAAGTACATTTAATTGTTCAGGGTAAGGGTGGTGTGGGCAAATCTTTGACGGCAGCCATGCTCGCGCAGTATTTAAAAACGGCAGCTAATGAAGAAATCCCTGTTTACTGTTTTGATACAGACCCTGTGAATCAAACATTCAGTCGTTTCGCGGCTTTAGATACTGAAGTTGTGAAAATAATGACTGAAGACAACATCATCGACACCCGTCGTTTCGACAGCTTGATCGAGAAGATGATTGAGGCTGATGGCATGGCTGTAGTGGATAACGGAGCGGCAACTTTTGTACCTTTGATGTCATATATGGCCGAGAATCATGTGGACGAACTTTTGAAAGAGAGTGGTGTTCGCATGATTTTGCATGTGCCTATAATGGGCGGACAGGCACTTAGAGACTGTATTTTTGGGCTTCAGCAAACATTGGGTGCTATTGATGCTGAAGTGGTGGTTTGGTCAAACGAATTTAACGGAGATGTCAAATCACCGGATGGAAAAAACTTTACCGATCTGCCTGTCTATAAAGACAACAAAAACAAAATTATAGGCATCGTTTCCCTTCCACGACGCAATCCCGACACATTTGGTAAAGATATACAAGCTATGACAGCTGCGAACCTTACTTTCAACGAAGCTGACACATCGCCTGACTTCGGTATTATGACCCGCCAACGTTTGCGTACTGTAAAACGCGACTTATATGCTCAATTGCAAACGTTACCAATATGGGTAAATCAGCAAAACGGTGCGACCGATGAGTAG
- a CDS encoding helix-turn-helix domain-containing protein, which produces MNTYDVDEAAEYCKCHPETIREHIREGRLVASKPGRKYCIKRSALDAFLSNQENEQLQASLANRSEEKCLKPMDCIAVETVSGTLILRHQAEKELDALLAQKTKNQPKS; this is translated from the coding sequence ATGAATACATATGATGTGGATGAAGCTGCTGAGTACTGTAAATGCCACCCGGAAACCATTCGGGAGCATATCAGGGAAGGCAGATTAGTAGCGTCCAAACCCGGTCGTAAATATTGCATTAAGAGGTCTGCACTTGACGCATTCCTTTCCAATCAAGAGAATGAGCAATTGCAGGCTTCACTTGCTAATAGGAGTGAAGAAAAATGCTTAAAACCGATGGATTGTATCGCCGTGGAAACGGTGTCTGGTACATTGATTTTACGACACCAAGCGGAAAAAGAGTTAGACGCTCTGCTCGCACAAAAGACAAAAAATCAGCCGAAGAGCTGA
- a CDS encoding tyrosine-type recombinase/integrase has translation MYRRGNGVWYIDFTTPSGKRVRRSARTKDKKSAEELRDKLKHDAWRVSQLGEKPKRLWDEAALKWLKEKAAKRSIEDDKSKIRMLTQFRGVYLHHIDNEFVMNVVGNLNCKNSTKNRYLSLIISILNAAAKKWKWIDKAPYIEKYKENEGRVRWLKPAEAQRLIEVAKPRYFADLIIFSLNTGLRQSNVLNLKWDQIDLDRKVAWCHPDEMKAGRALGVVLNEAAIEVLRRQIGKHSDYVFVNKRGNPIVGINSRYWKKSLELANITDFTWHDLRHTWASWLVQRGVPLRVLQEMGGWKTLSMVQRYAHLSSEHLQSHAQILSDLVSHTENDDTNLSQ, from the coding sequence TTGTATCGCCGTGGAAACGGTGTCTGGTACATTGATTTTACGACACCAAGCGGAAAAAGAGTTAGACGCTCTGCTCGCACAAAAGACAAAAAATCAGCCGAAGAGCTGAGAGATAAACTCAAGCATGATGCTTGGCGAGTTTCCCAACTTGGCGAAAAGCCTAAGCGTTTATGGGATGAAGCCGCTTTAAAGTGGCTTAAGGAGAAGGCGGCAAAAAGAAGTATAGAAGACGACAAGTCAAAAATACGAATGCTGACACAATTCAGAGGAGTTTATTTACATCATATTGATAACGAGTTCGTGATGAATGTGGTGGGCAATCTGAATTGCAAAAACAGCACGAAGAACCGCTATTTATCTCTTATCATTTCTATTTTGAATGCAGCTGCAAAAAAATGGAAATGGATAGACAAAGCCCCATACATTGAAAAATACAAAGAGAATGAAGGGCGAGTTCGCTGGTTAAAGCCTGCTGAAGCTCAAAGGCTGATTGAGGTTGCAAAACCAAGGTATTTTGCTGATCTGATTATATTTAGTCTCAATACTGGTTTAAGACAAAGCAATGTTTTAAATCTTAAGTGGGACCAAATAGATTTAGATCGTAAAGTTGCTTGGTGCCATCCTGATGAGATGAAAGCTGGAAGAGCTTTGGGTGTTGTTTTGAATGAAGCCGCGATTGAGGTTTTGAGGCGGCAGATTGGAAAACATTCCGACTACGTTTTTGTCAACAAGCGTGGGAATCCTATTGTTGGTATAAACAGTAGGTATTGGAAGAAAAGTCTTGAGTTGGCCAACATAACAGATTTCACATGGCACGATTTGAGACACACCTGGGCAAGTTGGTTAGTTCAACGCGGAGTACCATTGAGGGTGTTACAGGAGATGGGTGGATGGAAAACACTATCTATGGTTCAACGCTATGCACATTTGTCGTCGGAGCATTTGCAGTCACATGCACAGATACTGTCTGATTTGGTTAGTCATACGGAGAATGACGACACAAATTTGTCACAGTAA
- the pgsA gene encoding CDP-diacylglycerol--glycerol-3-phosphate 3-phosphatidyltransferase produces the protein MPWNVPIFLTWMRVLLIPVFTLLFYLPKEWLDIQTVNWTAAVIFAIAAVTDWFDGFLARRWKQTSDFGAFLDPVADKLMVAVALLLLVSLGRTYAIFAMIIIGREITISALREWMAQMGKRNSVAVATIGKFKTAAQMAAILLLLIGLQDFYGFNLISIGNILMFIASVLTLWSMFYYLKMAWNEFKH, from the coding sequence ATGCCCTGGAATGTTCCCATTTTCCTTACCTGGATGCGCGTATTGCTGATTCCGGTATTCACACTCCTGTTTTACCTGCCCAAAGAATGGCTGGACATACAAACCGTAAATTGGACAGCCGCCGTGATTTTTGCCATTGCCGCCGTTACCGACTGGTTCGACGGTTTTTTAGCGCGCCGTTGGAAGCAAACCTCCGATTTCGGCGCTTTTCTCGATCCCGTTGCCGACAAACTGATGGTTGCCGTAGCCTTGTTGCTGCTGGTTAGCTTAGGCAGAACCTATGCCATTTTCGCCATGATCATCATCGGCAGAGAAATCACCATTTCAGCATTGCGCGAATGGATGGCACAAATGGGCAAGCGCAACAGCGTAGCCGTCGCCACCATCGGCAAATTCAAAACCGCCGCACAAATGGCCGCTATTTTGCTGTTGCTGATCGGATTGCAAGACTTTTACGGCTTTAACCTTATCAGCATCGGTAACATATTGATGTTTATCGCATCTGTGTTAACACTATGGTCGATGTTCTATTATTTGAAAATGGCATGGAACGAATTTAAGCATTAA
- the uvrC gene encoding excinuclease ABC subunit UvrC: protein MSTPFDLTVFLKNLPTLPGVYRMLDKSGQVLYVGKAVNLKRRVSSYFQKSDHSPRITLMVKQVHSVETTVTRSEAEALILENNLIKALSPKYNILFRDDKSYPYLMLSGHEFPQMAYYRGTLKKPNQYFGPYPNGYAVRDSIQILQKVFRLRTCEDSVFQHRDRACLLYQIKRCSGPCVGHITYEDYQASVREAVTFLNGKTGELTQTLHHKMNQAAAALQFEEAARYRDQIQALGLVQSQQFIDSKNPNNPNDIDLLALVVEQGSVCIHWVSIRGGRHVGDKSFFPDVRNDPEPNGQDYAEAFVAQHYLGKSKPDIIISNFTLPEVLQTALNEEHGKQIQFVTKTIGERKIWLNMAEKNAKLAIAQHRLQHSNQQHRIEELARVLNMDSDGLQRLECFDISHTQGEATIASCVVYDEQNIQPSQYRRYNITTAKAGDDYAAMREVLTRRYGKMVEAEANGETVKWPDAVLIDGGKGQVGMAVTVWEELGLHIPIIGIAKGPERKAGLEELILPFTGETFRLPPNSPALHLLQTVRDESHRFAITGHRKKRDKTRVTSSLNEIPGIGAKRRQALLTRFGGLRGVAAASVEDLAQVEGISKALAEKIYESLH from the coding sequence GTGTCCACTCCGTTCGACTTAACCGTTTTTTTAAAAAACCTGCCGACTCTGCCGGGCGTTTACCGCATGCTCGACAAAAGCGGGCAGGTTTTGTATGTCGGCAAAGCGGTCAACCTGAAAAGGCGGGTGTCGAGCTATTTTCAGAAAAGCGACCATTCTCCGCGCATCACCTTGATGGTAAAACAAGTACATTCGGTCGAAACCACGGTTACCCGTTCCGAAGCCGAAGCGCTGATTCTGGAAAACAATTTAATCAAAGCCTTATCGCCGAAATACAATATCCTTTTCCGCGACGACAAAAGCTATCCCTATCTGATGCTGAGCGGGCACGAGTTCCCGCAAATGGCCTATTACCGCGGCACGCTTAAAAAGCCCAACCAATATTTCGGCCCTTATCCAAACGGCTACGCCGTGCGCGACAGCATTCAGATTCTGCAAAAAGTATTCCGTCTGCGCACTTGTGAAGACAGCGTATTCCAACACCGCGACCGCGCCTGCCTGCTGTATCAAATCAAACGCTGTTCCGGCCCGTGCGTCGGCCACATCACTTACGAAGACTACCAAGCCAGCGTGCGCGAAGCCGTTACCTTTCTCAACGGCAAAACCGGCGAACTCACCCAAACCCTGCACCACAAAATGAATCAGGCCGCCGCCGCGCTGCAATTTGAAGAAGCCGCCCGCTACCGCGACCAAATCCAAGCGCTCGGATTAGTGCAAAGCCAGCAGTTTATCGACAGCAAAAATCCCAACAATCCCAACGATATCGATCTGCTGGCGCTGGTGGTAGAACAAGGCAGCGTGTGTATCCATTGGGTCAGCATCCGCGGCGGGCGGCATGTCGGCGACAAAAGTTTCTTCCCCGACGTGCGCAACGACCCCGAACCCAACGGGCAGGATTACGCCGAAGCCTTTGTCGCCCAACATTATTTAGGAAAAAGCAAGCCCGACATCATCATCAGCAACTTCACTTTGCCCGAAGTTCTTCAGACGGCCTTAAACGAAGAACACGGCAAGCAAATCCAATTCGTTACAAAAACCATAGGCGAGCGCAAAATCTGGCTGAACATGGCAGAGAAGAACGCCAAACTCGCCATTGCCCAACACCGCTTGCAGCACAGCAACCAGCAACACCGCATCGAAGAACTAGCACGCGTGTTAAACATGGATTCAGACGGCCTCCAACGCCTCGAATGCTTTGATATCAGCCACACGCAGGGCGAAGCCACCATCGCCTCCTGCGTCGTGTACGACGAGCAAAACATCCAACCGAGCCAGTACCGCCGCTACAACATCACCACCGCCAAAGCCGGCGACGACTACGCCGCCATGCGCGAAGTGCTTACCCGCCGTTACGGCAAAATGGTCGAAGCCGAAGCCAACGGCGAAACCGTCAAATGGCCCGATGCCGTCTTAATCGACGGCGGCAAAGGGCAGGTCGGCATGGCCGTAACCGTGTGGGAAGAACTCGGCCTGCACATCCCCATCATCGGCATCGCCAAAGGCCCCGAACGCAAAGCCGGCTTGGAAGAACTGATTTTGCCGTTCACAGGCGAAACCTTCCGCCTGCCGCCCAACAGCCCCGCCTTGCACCTGCTACAAACCGTGCGCGACGAATCCCACCGTTTCGCCATTACCGGACACCGCAAAAAACGCGACAAAACAAGAGTAACGTCGTCATTAAACGAAATCCCCGGCATAGGCGCAAAACGCCGCCAAGCATTGCTTACCCGTTTCGGAGGGCTGCGCGGCGTAGCAGCCGCCAGCGTAGAAGACTTGGCTCAAGTAGAAGGCATTAGCAAAGCCTTGGCCGAAAAAATTTATGAAAGCCTGCACTAA
- the aspS gene encoding aspartate--tRNA ligase, translated as MRTNYCGLISEQYLDQTVTVKGWVHRRRDHGGVIFIDLRDREGIVQVVIDPDTPEAFKTADSARNEYVLSITGKVRNRPEGTANEKMISGKIEILAKEIEILNAAATPPFQIDDENISENVRLTNRVIDLRRPQMQRNLRLRYQVAMGVRRYLDEQGFIDIETPMLTRSTPEGARDYLVPSRVHPGEFFALPQSPQLFKQLLMVAGFDRYYQITKCFRDEDLRADRQPEFTQIDIETSFLNEDEIMDITEGMAKQVFKDALGVELGDFPRMPFSEAMFYYGSDKPDMRVSLKFTELTELMKTEEFKVFRAAADMKGGRVVALRVPNGAKLSRKDIDEYTKFVGIYGAKGLAYIKVNDVSNITNGEDSGLQSPIVKFLSENCLKEIIAKTEAQNGDIIFFGADKAKIVNEAIGALRIKIGHEHGAENGYFVDEWKPLWVVDFPMFEYDEENDRYAAMHHPFTSPKPGHEDLMETDPENCLARAYDMVLNGWEIGGGSIRIHRADVQEKVFAALKISPEEQQEKFGFLLDNLKFGAPPHGGLAFGLDRLVTLMTGAESIRDVIAFPKTQRAQCLLTNAPNAVDEKQLRELSLRLRAKATENKEA; from the coding sequence ATGCGTACCAACTATTGTGGCCTAATCAGCGAACAATACTTAGACCAAACCGTTACCGTAAAAGGCTGGGTACACCGCCGCCGCGACCACGGCGGGGTTATTTTTATCGACTTGCGCGACCGAGAAGGCATTGTGCAGGTAGTTATCGATCCCGACACCCCCGAAGCATTCAAAACGGCTGATTCAGCCCGTAACGAATACGTTTTAAGCATTACCGGAAAAGTGCGCAACCGCCCCGAAGGCACGGCCAACGAAAAAATGATTTCCGGCAAAATCGAAATTTTGGCCAAAGAAATCGAAATCTTAAATGCCGCGGCAACGCCTCCGTTCCAAATCGACGACGAAAACATCAGCGAAAACGTACGCTTAACCAACCGTGTGATCGACCTGCGCCGTCCGCAAATGCAGCGCAACCTGCGCCTGCGCTACCAAGTGGCTATGGGTGTGCGCCGCTATCTCGACGAACAAGGCTTTATCGACATCGAAACGCCGATGCTGACCCGTTCCACTCCCGAAGGCGCGCGCGATTATCTTGTGCCCAGCCGCGTGCACCCGGGCGAATTTTTCGCTTTGCCGCAATCGCCGCAGCTGTTTAAGCAACTGCTGATGGTGGCCGGTTTCGACCGTTATTACCAAATCACCAAATGTTTCCGTGATGAAGACTTGCGTGCCGACCGCCAGCCCGAATTTACCCAAATCGATATCGAAACTTCGTTCTTGAACGAAGATGAAATCATGGATATTACCGAAGGCATGGCTAAACAGGTGTTCAAAGATGCGTTGGGCGTGGAATTGGGCGACTTCCCGCGCATGCCGTTCTCCGAAGCCATGTTCTACTACGGTTCCGACAAACCCGATATGCGCGTGTCGCTCAAATTCACCGAGCTGACCGAGTTGATGAAAACCGAAGAATTCAAAGTATTCCGTGCCGCAGCCGATATGAAAGGCGGTCGCGTGGTGGCTTTGCGCGTGCCCAACGGTGCGAAATTAAGCCGCAAAGACATCGACGAATACACCAAATTTGTCGGCATCTACGGCGCGAAAGGCTTGGCTTACATCAAAGTGAACGATGTGAGCAACATCACCAACGGCGAAGACAGCGGCCTGCAATCTCCGATTGTGAAATTCCTGTCTGAAAACTGCCTGAAAGAAATTATTGCCAAAACCGAAGCGCAAAACGGCGACATTATTTTCTTCGGTGCCGACAAAGCCAAGATTGTGAACGAAGCCATCGGTGCGTTGCGTATCAAAATCGGTCATGAACACGGCGCGGAAAACGGTTACTTCGTGGACGAATGGAAACCGTTGTGGGTGGTTGATTTCCCGATGTTCGAATACGACGAAGAAAACGACCGCTATGCCGCCATGCACCATCCGTTTACTTCGCCTAAGCCCGGTCATGAAGACTTGATGGAAACCGACCCGGAAAACTGCTTGGCGCGTGCCTACGATATGGTGTTGAACGGCTGGGAAATCGGCGGCGGTTCTATCCGTATCCACCGCGCCGACGTTCAGGAAAAAGTGTTTGCCGCCCTGAAAATCAGCCCTGAAGAGCAACAGGAAAAATTCGGCTTCCTGCTGGATAACCTGAAATTCGGTGCACCTCCGCACGGCGGTTTGGCCTTCGGCTTAGACCGTTTGGTTACGTTGATGACCGGTGCCGAATCCATCCGCGACGTGATTGCTTTCCCGAAAACCCAACGCGCCCAATGCTTGCTGACCAATGCGCCGAATGCGGTTGACGAGAAACAACTGCGCGAGTTAAGCCTGCGCTTGCGTGCGAAAGCGACTGAAAACAAAGAAGCATAA
- a CDS encoding DUF502 domain-containing protein, which yields MAKNAAESGGIGKALKKYLITGVLVWLPIAVTLWVITYIVSASDQLINLLPAHWQPKHFLGFNIPGLGVIVTVLALFITGLFGANVIGKQMIAAWDHLLGRIPVVKSIYSSVKKVSESLLSDNSRSFKTPVLVPFPQPDIWSIAFVSGSIPSAVARSLNGEEYVSVYVPTTPNPTGGYYIMVKKSDVRELDMSVDDALKYIISLGMVLPNEVAEQAGGVTDKAV from the coding sequence ATGGCCAAAAATGCAGCGGAAAGCGGCGGAATCGGCAAAGCTTTGAAAAAATATCTGATTACCGGTGTTTTGGTATGGCTGCCGATTGCGGTAACGTTATGGGTCATCACCTATATCGTGTCTGCATCCGATCAATTGATTAATCTCTTGCCTGCGCATTGGCAGCCGAAACATTTTCTCGGCTTCAATATTCCCGGCTTGGGTGTGATTGTGACTGTGCTGGCTCTGTTTATTACCGGCCTGTTCGGTGCCAATGTGATCGGTAAGCAAATGATTGCGGCTTGGGATCATCTGCTCGGCCGCATTCCCGTTGTGAAGTCGATTTATTCCAGCGTGAAGAAAGTGTCGGAGTCGTTATTGTCCGACAACAGCCGTTCCTTCAAAACGCCGGTATTGGTTCCTTTTCCGCAGCCGGATATTTGGAGCATCGCGTTTGTTTCTGGCAGCATTCCTTCTGCGGTTGCGCGCAGTTTAAACGGCGAAGAGTATGTTTCGGTATATGTGCCGACTACGCCGAACCCTACCGGCGGCTATTACATCATGGTTAAAAAAAGCGATGTCCGCGAGTTGGATATGAGCGTGGACGACGCTTTGAAATACATTATTTCACTCGGCATGGTGCTGCCCAATGAGGTGGCAGAGCAGGCGGGCGGAGTAACAGATAAGGCCGTCTGA